Proteins found in one Poecilia reticulata strain Guanapo linkage group LG6, Guppy_female_1.0+MT, whole genome shotgun sequence genomic segment:
- the LOC103465977 gene encoding transmembrane protein 168-like, translated as MLRFLRYCLSHCLQAAMTRLEEVNGEVSMWSSVRWLGYLSGLXLLLGLSLGLYTRWVGTAEYIVLVVLILALLVLVAACVLYYFFDMERLSLSLLHLWFGFLLGLLSFXNPPGLEADVKERAANYLLLASVVLRTLWSLLERLLGCTRYRPAFITSAERLELTGFAAASTVLLFKESLSVMVLVVALGAVMITLRTKALLAFPNFACFTCITGIFFLKCLSIDANPFALACFFSQLICDPLLDSYFSGLSVIERWRPILVSSGLRRRLTLLPLLTIEVAFVAVAAQKFRDSDQWYLVIPGFVVCVFFWAICHMVLVITVWGFHNKLSDCQRLCWTQGPEDSSLEKIMASKGMRHFCLISADLVFFALVSTVAVAVFSWQESSGIFMSTFLLILPLECLLHGLFYELGNSLGGTCVGYAVVIPTNFCSPDGQPLLLPPDQVQELNKRSTGMLSSVQRFFACHLIENYGCDYSTSGITLETLQAKIKSFLELRTADGPRHDTYVIFYSGHTHRSGEWALAGGDVLRLDQLLEWWREKNGEFCSRLIVVLDCDHSLPWVKGVRRVEGLHVAVQGALLEWAGDTERL; from the exons ATGCTTCGTTTCCTTCGGTACTGTTTAAGCCATTGCCTCCAAGCAGCCATGACCCGGCTGGAGGAGGTCAACGGGGAGGTGAGCATGTGGTCGTCGGTCCGGTGGCTCGGGTACCTGTCCGGTCTGARCCTGCTTCTGGGCCTGAGTTTGGGTCTCTACACGCGCTGGGTCGGAACAGCGGAGTACATCGTTCTTGTAGTACTTATCCTGGCCCTGCTGGTCCTCGTAGCAGCCTGCGTGCTGTACTATTTCTTCGACATGGAGCGGCTCAGCCTGAGTCTCCTGCACCTGTGGTTCGGCTTCCTGTTGGGTCTCCTGAGCTTCCWCAACCCGCCCGGCCTGGAGGCCGACGTCAAGGAGCGCGCGGCCAACTACCTGCTGCTGGCCAGCGTGGTTCTGAGGACGTTGTGGTCGTTGCTGGAGCGGCTGCTGGGCTGCACCCGGTACCGACCCGCCTTCATCACCTCCGCGGAGCGCCTGGAGCTGACGGGCTTCGCGGCAGCCAGCACGGTGCTCCTCTTCAAGGAGTCCCTGAGCGTCATGGTGCTGGTCGTGGCTCTCGGTGCGGTCATGATCACCCTGCGGACCAAGGCTCTCCTGGCCTTCCCCAACTTCGCCTGCTTCACATGTATCACCGGGATTTTCTTCTTGAAGTGCCTGAGCATCGACGCCAACCCGTTCGCTCTCGCCTGCTTCTTCAGCCAGCTCATCTGCGACCCTCTGCTGGACTCCTACTTCAGCGGGCTTTCCGTCATAGAGCGCTGGCGGCCCATCCTGGTGTCCAGCGGTCTGAGGCGCCGTCTGACCCTCCTGCCTCTGCTGACGATCGAGGTGGCCTTCGTCGCCGTAGCGGCTCAGAAATTTCGGGACTCGGACCAGTGGTACCTGGTGATCCCGGGCTTTGTGGTGTGCGTGTTCTTCTGGGCCATCTGCCACATGGTGTTGGTGATCACTGTGTGGGGCTTTCACAACAAGCTCAGTGACTGCCAGAGACTGTGTTGGACGCAGGGCCCAGAGGACTCCAGCCTGGAGAAGATCATGGCCTCGAAGGGCATGAGGCACTTCTGCCTCATTTCCGCAGAYCTGGTGTTCTTCGCGCTGGTGTCCACTGTTGCTGTGGCTGTTTTTAGCTGGCAG GAGTCCAGCGGTATCTTCATGAGTACGTTTCTGCTCATCCTGCCCCTGGAGTGTCTGCTTCACGGACTCTTCTACGAGCTCGGGAACAGTCTGGGTGGGACCTGCGTGGGCTATGCTGTGGTCATCCCCACCAACTTCTGCAG TCCCGACGGCCAGCCCCTGCTGCTGCCGCCAGACCAGGTGCAGGAGCTGAACAAGCGCTCCACCGGCATGCTGAGCAGCGTGCAGCGCTTCTTCGCCTGCCACCTGATCGAAAACTACGGTTGCGACTACTCCACGAGCGGCATCACCCTGGAGACCCTGCAGGCGAAGATCAAGTCTTTCTTGGAGCTCCGCACAGCAGACGGGCCTCGCCACGACACATACGTGATCTTCTACAGCGGCCACACRCATCGTAGCGGAGAGTGGGCCCTGGCAG GTGGAGACGTCCTCCGCCTGGATCAGCTCTTGGAGTGGTGGAGGGAGAAGAACGGGGAGTTCTGCTCCCGCCTCATCGTCGTGCTGGACTGCGACCACTCGCTGCCCTGGGTGAAAGGGGTCCGGCGCGTGGAGGGGCTGCACGTGGCCGTGCAGGGTGCATTGCTCGAGTGGGCCGGCGACACGGAGCG actttaa
- the LOC103465929 gene encoding phosphatidylserine synthase 2-like codes for MPPEHYLVLLRLVFFVNVGGVAMREIYDFMDDPKFHKKLGQQAWLVSAITVTEFLIVVKYDPHTLMLPIPFSIMQCWFLGIFLILIWTLWRFFIR; via the exons ATGCCTCCTGAACACTACCTGGTGCTGCTGCGCCTCGTCTTCTTCGTCAACGTGGGCGGCGTGGCCATGAGGGAGATCTACGACTTCATGGACGACCC GAAGTTCCACAAGAAGCTGGGCCAGCAGGCGTGGCTGGTGTCGGCCATAACGGTGACGGAGTTCCTCATCGTGGTCAAGTACGACCCCCACACCCTCATGCTGCCCATCCCCTTCTCCATCATGCAGTGCTGGTTCTTGGGCATCTTCCTYATCCTCATCTGGACCCTGTGGAGGTTCTTCATCCGGTAA